A genome region from Methylobacterium sp. FF17 includes the following:
- a CDS encoding efflux RND transporter permease subunit — protein MTIEAPPHRGPQAALVAFAVRFRGIVLALSLALAAYGLGVLGDAQYDVFPEFAPPSVVIQTEAPGLNPEQVEVLVTQPVEVAVNGLPGVVSLRSNSIQGLSVITVTFGTGSDVYRVRQLVSERLSALTGRLPQGVLPPAMTALTSATSTVLLVGLTTDTRSDMDLRTLADWTLRQRLLAVPGVAQVSVYGGAVRALQVQIRPDDLVRFNIGVNDVLAAARKATGVRGAGFVDTPNQRIALQTDGQALSPEAVARTVLLNEGGASVTLADVATVVAAGEPAIGAALVEGRPGVLLMIGAQYGANTRAVTARVEAALEDLRPVLAREGVTLHPDLFRPADFIATANGHVLQALGLGGILVVVVLFVFLADWRTAVISALAIPLSLIAAVVALQALGQSLNTMTLGGLAIAIGEVVDDAVIGVENVVRRLRENRRLGAPRPEGRVVLDAILEVRTAVAYATVAVLLVFLPVLALSGIAGRLFGPLSLAYILAVLASLAVALTVTPALAMWLLTGRRERETGDPPVVRTARRLYAGLLVRIDRRPRFVMAGGALLTLLGAALVPLFGSTFLPDLKEGHLILHMAAAPGTSLRESMRLGTHLTAALKEIPGIRAVAAQIGRAEAGQDTAGTHYSEVHIDLEPGLDGAGQGAAEARIRALMAGFPGAAFSLKTFLTERIEETVSGFTAPVVINVFGSDLAAIEAAAGDVARELAEVRGAVDIQQSSPAGLPQVNVGLRPNDLRHWGLSAIEVMEVVRTAYQGDIVGQTYAGNAVFNVLVILDSATRGRLSALRDLPLRGSGGRVVRLAQVADIYETAGRYAVQHEGAQRVQAVTANVAGRDVAGFVAEARAKIARAVALPPGTYVSFAGSAEAQARARRDLLVSSGLAGLGIVLLLALVTGSARNLMLVLVNLPFAFVGGVFAVLATGAVLSLGSIVGFVTLFGISLRNTIMMIAHYEHLVVAEGRPWDRETAVLGAADRMVPILMTSLVTGLGLLPLALGAGEPGREIEGPMALVILGGLVTSTVLNLLILPSLALRFARFAGPRGRGPERVS, from the coding sequence ATGACGATTGAGGCCCCGCCCCATCGCGGGCCGCAGGCGGCCCTCGTCGCCTTCGCGGTGCGCTTTCGCGGCATCGTGCTGGCGCTCAGCCTGGCGCTCGCCGCCTACGGCCTCGGGGTGCTCGGCGACGCCCAGTACGACGTCTTCCCGGAATTCGCGCCCCCGTCCGTGGTGATCCAGACCGAGGCGCCCGGCCTCAACCCGGAGCAGGTCGAGGTGCTGGTGACGCAGCCGGTGGAGGTCGCGGTCAACGGCCTGCCGGGGGTGGTCTCGCTGCGCTCGAACTCGATCCAGGGCCTGTCGGTGATCACCGTGACCTTCGGGACGGGCAGCGACGTCTACCGGGTGCGCCAGCTCGTCAGCGAGCGTCTGAGCGCCCTCACCGGCCGGCTGCCGCAGGGCGTGCTGCCGCCCGCCATGACCGCGCTCACCTCCGCCACCAGCACCGTCCTGCTCGTCGGCCTGACCACGGACACGCGCTCCGACATGGACCTGCGCACCCTCGCCGACTGGACCCTGCGCCAGCGCCTGCTCGCGGTGCCGGGCGTCGCCCAGGTCTCGGTCTACGGCGGCGCGGTGCGCGCCCTCCAGGTGCAGATCCGCCCCGACGACCTCGTGCGCTTCAACATCGGCGTCAACGACGTGCTCGCCGCCGCGCGCAAGGCCACGGGCGTGCGCGGCGCGGGCTTCGTCGACACCCCGAACCAGCGCATCGCGCTCCAGACCGACGGCCAGGCCCTGAGCCCGGAGGCCGTCGCCCGCACCGTCCTCCTCAACGAGGGCGGGGCCAGCGTGACGCTCGCCGACGTCGCCACCGTGGTGGCCGCCGGGGAGCCCGCCATCGGCGCCGCCCTGGTGGAGGGCCGGCCCGGGGTGCTCCTCATGATCGGCGCGCAGTACGGCGCCAACACCCGCGCGGTCACCGCCCGGGTCGAGGCGGCCCTGGAGGACCTGCGTCCCGTCCTCGCGCGCGAGGGCGTCACCCTCCACCCCGACCTGTTCCGCCCGGCCGACTTCATCGCCACCGCCAACGGCCACGTGCTCCAGGCCCTCGGGCTCGGCGGCATCCTCGTGGTGGTGGTGCTGTTCGTCTTCCTGGCGGACTGGCGCACCGCCGTGATCTCGGCGCTGGCGATCCCGCTCTCGCTCATCGCCGCCGTGGTGGCGCTCCAGGCGCTGGGCCAGAGCCTCAACACCATGACGCTCGGCGGCCTCGCCATCGCCATCGGCGAGGTGGTGGACGACGCGGTGATCGGCGTCGAGAACGTGGTCCGGCGCCTGCGCGAGAACCGCCGCCTCGGCGCCCCGCGCCCCGAGGGGCGGGTGGTGCTCGACGCCATCCTGGAGGTGCGCACGGCGGTGGCCTACGCCACCGTCGCGGTGCTCCTCGTGTTCCTGCCCGTGCTCGCCCTCTCGGGCATCGCCGGGCGGCTCTTCGGCCCGCTGAGCCTCGCCTACATCCTCGCGGTGCTGGCCTCGCTCGCCGTCGCCCTCACGGTGACCCCGGCCCTGGCGATGTGGCTCCTCACCGGCCGGCGCGAGCGGGAGACCGGCGACCCGCCGGTGGTGCGCACCGCCCGGCGCCTCTATGCCGGCCTGCTCGTCCGGATCGACCGGCGCCCGCGCTTCGTGATGGCCGGCGGGGCCCTCCTCACCCTCCTGGGCGCGGCCCTGGTGCCGCTCTTCGGCTCGACCTTCCTGCCCGACCTGAAGGAGGGCCACCTCATCCTGCACATGGCGGCGGCCCCCGGCACCTCCCTGCGCGAATCGATGCGGCTCGGCACCCACCTCACCGCGGCCCTGAAGGAGATTCCCGGCATCCGGGCGGTCGCCGCGCAGATCGGCCGGGCGGAGGCCGGCCAGGACACCGCCGGCACCCATTACAGCGAGGTCCACATCGACCTCGAACCCGGCCTCGACGGGGCGGGGCAGGGGGCGGCCGAGGCCCGCATCCGCGCCCTGATGGCGGGGTTCCCCGGCGCCGCCTTCTCCCTCAAGACCTTCCTCACCGAGCGCATCGAGGAGACGGTCTCGGGCTTCACCGCCCCGGTGGTGATCAACGTGTTCGGCAGCGATCTCGCCGCCATCGAGGCGGCCGCCGGCGACGTCGCCCGCGAGCTCGCCGAGGTCCGGGGGGCCGTCGACATCCAGCAGAGTTCCCCGGCGGGGCTGCCCCAGGTCAATGTCGGCCTCAGGCCCAACGACCTGCGCCACTGGGGGCTCTCGGCCATCGAGGTGATGGAGGTGGTGCGCACCGCCTACCAGGGCGACATCGTCGGCCAGACCTATGCCGGCAACGCGGTCTTCAACGTCCTCGTCATCCTCGATTCGGCCACGCGCGGGCGGCTCTCGGCCCTGCGCGACCTGCCCTTGCGCGGGTCCGGCGGCCGGGTGGTGCGGCTCGCCCAGGTGGCGGACATCTACGAGACCGCCGGGCGCTACGCGGTCCAGCACGAGGGCGCGCAGCGCGTCCAGGCCGTCACCGCCAACGTGGCGGGCCGGGACGTGGCCGGCTTCGTGGCCGAGGCCCGCGCCAAGATCGCCCGCGCGGTCGCCCTGCCCCCGGGGACCTACGTGAGCTTCGCGGGCTCGGCCGAGGCGCAGGCCCGCGCCCGGCGCGACCTCCTGGTCTCGTCGGGGCTCGCGGGTCTCGGCATCGTGCTGCTGCTCGCCCTCGTCACCGGCAGCGCCCGCAACCTCATGCTGGTGCTGGTCAACCTGCCCTTCGCCTTCGTGGGCGGGGTGTTCGCCGTCCTCGCCACCGGGGCGGTGCTGTCGCTCGGCTCCATCGTGGGCTTCGTGACCCTGTTCGGCATCTCGCTGCGCAACACCATCATGATGATCGCCCATTACGAGCACCTCGTGGTGGCGGAGGGCCGGCCCTGGGACCGCGAGACGGCGGTGCTCGGCGCGGCCGACCGCATGGTGCCGATCCTGATGACCTCCCTGGTCACCGGCCTCGGCCTGCTGCCCCTGGCGCTCGGCGCGGGCGAGCCCGGCCGCGAGATCGAGGGCCCCATGGCCCTCGTCATCCTCGGCGGCCTCGTCACCTCGACGGTGCTGAACCTCCTCATCCTGCCGAGCCTGGCCCTGCGCTTCGCGCGCTTCGCCGGGCCGCGGGGCAGGGGGCCCGAACGGGTCTCCTGA
- a CDS encoding SGNH/GDSL hydrolase family protein, whose amino-acid sequence MPILARPSAASLLALLAFGTVAVASGLPARAQSGPARLALAQPEAAPAAPVTRAAAIPRRALARLPRLASLIQQGSAIRIVAFGSSSTEGSGASSAATTYPAQLQRDLAARLSLMGAAPTAVTVLNRGRGGDDSEAMARRLEGDVLADKPDLVIWQTGSNDPMSGVSVERFTELTRAGILAMRAAGADVVLMDQQWCRKLTTTEGSERYGVALHAVATELNVPVIRRNAMMRAWAAQGLLSPTQMIGPDGLHMTDAGYDRLARAATAQLLTSAGLAQDAATQN is encoded by the coding sequence ATGCCGATCCTTGCACGCCCTTCCGCTGCCTCGCTCCTGGCCCTGCTGGCCTTCGGGACCGTCGCCGTCGCATCCGGCCTTCCGGCGCGGGCCCAGTCCGGTCCCGCGCGGCTGGCCCTGGCGCAGCCGGAGGCGGCCCCCGCCGCACCGGTGACGCGCGCCGCCGCGATTCCCCGCCGGGCGCTGGCCCGCCTCCCCCGCCTCGCCTCCCTGATCCAGCAGGGCAGCGCCATCCGCATCGTGGCCTTCGGCTCCTCCTCCACCGAGGGCTCCGGGGCCTCCTCGGCGGCCACCACCTATCCGGCCCAGCTGCAGCGCGATCTCGCCGCGCGGCTGAGCCTGATGGGCGCGGCCCCCACCGCCGTCACGGTGCTGAACCGGGGCAGGGGCGGCGACGATTCCGAGGCCATGGCCCGGCGGCTGGAGGGCGACGTGCTCGCCGACAAGCCGGACCTCGTGATCTGGCAGACCGGCAGCAACGACCCGATGAGCGGCGTCAGCGTCGAGCGCTTCACCGAGCTGACCCGCGCCGGCATCCTCGCCATGCGCGCCGCCGGGGCCGACGTGGTGCTGATGGACCAGCAATGGTGCCGCAAGCTCACCACCACCGAGGGCTCCGAGCGCTACGGCGTCGCCCTCCACGCCGTCGCCACCGAACTCAACGTGCCCGTCATCCGCCGCAACGCGATGATGCGGGCCTGGGCCGCCCAGGGGCTGCTCTCGCCCACCCAGATGATCGGCCCCGACGGCCTGCACATGACCGATGCGGGCTACGACCGCCTCGCCCGGGCCGCCACGGCGCAGCTCCTCACCAGCGCCGGCTTGGCCCAGGACGCCGCCACCCAGAACTGA
- the serS gene encoding serine--tRNA ligase has product MHDIRAIRENPDAFDDALRRRGLAPLAADLIALDDARKSAISAAQGNQERRNALAKEIGGAKKARDEDRAQALMAEVARLKDEAPALEAAQAQAGTALDERLAAIPNRPNPDVPEGADEHGNVEYRRFEAHRPQLATGQQHFEIGEASGLMDFEAASRMSGARFVVLKGQLARLERALGQFMLDLHTGEHGYTEVAPPLMVRDEAMFGTAQLPKFRDDQFQAGEHWLIPTAEVPLTNLVRESILREEELPLRFTALTPCFRAEAGSAGRDTRGMLRQHQFNKVELVSITTAEQSADEHERMLGSAEAVLKKLDLPYRIMTLCTGDMGFASQKTYDIEVWMPGQETFREISSCSVCGDFQARRMNARVRAKDGKAVNFVHTLNGSGVAVGRALIAVMENYQNPDGSVTVPSVLKAYMGGIDRIEGAKS; this is encoded by the coding sequence ATGCACGACATCCGCGCCATCCGCGAGAACCCGGACGCCTTCGACGACGCCCTGCGCCGGCGCGGACTGGCGCCGCTCGCGGCCGACCTGATCGCCCTGGACGACGCGCGCAAATCCGCGATCTCGGCCGCGCAGGGCAACCAGGAGCGCCGCAACGCACTGGCCAAGGAGATCGGCGGCGCCAAGAAGGCGCGGGACGAGGACCGGGCGCAAGCCCTGATGGCCGAGGTCGCCCGCCTCAAGGACGAGGCCCCGGCCCTGGAGGCCGCGCAGGCGCAAGCCGGCACGGCCCTGGACGAGCGCCTCGCCGCGATCCCGAACCGACCGAACCCGGACGTGCCGGAGGGCGCCGACGAGCACGGCAACGTCGAGTACCGCCGCTTCGAGGCCCACCGGCCGCAACTGGCCACCGGACAGCAGCATTTCGAGATCGGCGAGGCCTCCGGCCTGATGGATTTCGAGGCCGCGTCGCGCATGTCCGGCGCCCGCTTCGTGGTGCTGAAAGGCCAGCTCGCGCGGCTGGAGCGGGCGCTCGGGCAGTTCATGCTCGACCTGCACACCGGCGAGCACGGCTACACCGAGGTGGCGCCGCCCCTCATGGTCCGCGACGAGGCCATGTTCGGCACGGCGCAGCTGCCGAAGTTCCGGGACGATCAGTTCCAGGCGGGTGAGCACTGGCTCATCCCCACGGCCGAAGTCCCCCTCACCAACCTCGTCCGCGAGAGCATCCTGCGCGAGGAGGAACTCCCCTTGCGCTTCACCGCCCTGACCCCGTGCTTCCGGGCCGAGGCCGGCTCGGCGGGGCGCGACACCCGCGGGATGCTGCGCCAGCACCAGTTCAACAAGGTCGAGCTCGTCTCGATCACGACGGCGGAGCAGTCGGCCGACGAGCACGAGCGCATGCTGGGCTCGGCCGAGGCCGTGCTGAAGAAGCTCGACCTACCCTACCGGATCATGACGCTCTGCACCGGCGACATGGGCTTCGCGAGCCAGAAGACCTACGACATCGAGGTCTGGATGCCGGGCCAGGAGACGTTCCGCGAGATCTCGTCCTGTTCGGTCTGCGGCGACTTCCAGGCGCGGCGGATGAACGCGCGCGTGCGGGCCAAGGACGGCAAGGCGGTGAATTTCGTCCATACCCTCAACGGGTCCGGCGTCGCCGTGGGCCGCGCGCTCATCGCCGTGATGGAGAATTACCAGAACCCGGACGGCAGCGTCACCGTGCCATCGGTGCTCAAGGCCTATATGGGCGGGATCGACCGGATCGAAGGGGCCAAGAGCTGA
- the surE gene encoding 5'/3'-nucleotidase SurE: MRILVTNDDGIHAPGLETLEGIARAISDDVWVVAPETDQSGVSHSLSLNDPLRLRQVADKRFAVKGTPSDCVIMGVRHILKDHGPDLVLSGVNRGQNVAEDVTYSGTIAAAMEGTILNVKSIALSQAYGAGGRGAIKWHCAAEHGPGVVRKILEIGIEPGIVVNVNFPDCEPGEVQGTAVAAQGFRNQALLAIDARQDGRGNPYFWLAFAKATFEPGHGTDLKAIAEKRISVTPLRLDLTDEPSLTRFAQGFAQ, translated from the coding sequence ATGCGCATTCTCGTCACCAACGACGACGGCATTCACGCGCCGGGGCTCGAGACCCTGGAGGGGATCGCCCGCGCCATCTCGGACGACGTCTGGGTGGTGGCGCCCGAGACCGACCAGTCCGGCGTCTCGCACTCGCTCTCGCTCAACGACCCCCTGCGCCTGCGCCAGGTGGCGGACAAGCGCTTCGCCGTGAAGGGCACGCCCTCCGACTGCGTGATCATGGGGGTGCGCCACATCCTCAAGGACCACGGGCCGGACCTCGTGCTCTCGGGCGTCAACCGGGGCCAGAACGTGGCCGAGGACGTGACCTACTCGGGCACCATCGCGGCGGCGATGGAGGGCACCATCCTCAACGTGAAATCGATCGCCCTGAGCCAGGCCTACGGCGCCGGCGGCCGGGGCGCCATCAAGTGGCACTGCGCCGCCGAGCACGGGCCGGGGGTGGTCCGCAAGATCCTGGAGATCGGGATCGAGCCCGGCATCGTCGTCAACGTGAACTTTCCGGATTGCGAGCCGGGCGAGGTCCAGGGCACGGCGGTGGCGGCGCAGGGGTTCCGCAATCAGGCGCTGCTCGCCATCGACGCCCGCCAGGACGGGCGCGGCAACCCGTATTTCTGGCTGGCCTTCGCCAAGGCGACCTTCGAGCCGGGCCACGGCACCGACCTCAAGGCCATCGCCGAGAAGCGCATCTCGGTGACCCCCCTGCGCCTCGACCTCACCGACGAGCCGAGCCTGACCCGCTTCGCGCAAGGCTTCGCGCAGTAG
- a CDS encoding protein-L-isoaspartate O-methyltransferase family protein codes for MTTENAIEDAAFVMALRGRGVRDTDTLRAMERVPRERFAPARHRDLARRDLALPLPCGQTMTAPTTVAAMLTALGPRPGARILEIGTGSGYVTALLLRLGADHVHSLERYATLAEDARDNLLPEDRPRAAILTGDGLAPETLAEAGPFDRILLNGTVPVLPPHLPDLLRPGGRLVAAVGRPEAAGLVTLVRGADGTLETRSGSPLRLAPLTPGRARVL; via the coding sequence ATGACGACCGAGAACGCGATCGAGGATGCCGCCTTCGTCATGGCCCTGCGCGGCCGGGGCGTGCGCGACACCGACACCCTGCGGGCCATGGAGCGGGTGCCGCGCGAGCGCTTCGCGCCGGCCCGGCACCGCGACCTCGCCCGACGCGACCTCGCGCTGCCCCTCCCCTGCGGCCAGACCATGACGGCGCCCACCACCGTGGCGGCGATGCTGACGGCGCTGGGCCCGCGCCCCGGCGCCCGCATCCTCGAGATCGGCACGGGCTCGGGCTACGTCACCGCCCTGCTGCTGCGCCTCGGCGCCGACCACGTCCACAGCCTCGAGCGCTACGCGACGCTGGCCGAGGATGCCCGCGACAACCTCCTGCCGGAGGACCGGCCGCGCGCCGCGATCCTCACCGGCGACGGCCTCGCCCCCGAAACCCTCGCGGAGGCCGGGCCCTTCGACCGCATCCTCCTCAACGGCACCGTCCCGGTGCTGCCCCCTCACCTGCCGGACCTGCTGCGGCCGGGCGGGCGCCTCGTGGCGGCGGTGGGGCGCCCGGAGGCGGCGGGGCTCGTCACCCTGGTGCGGGGGGCCGACGGCACCCTCGAGACCCGCTCCGGCTCGCCCCTGCGGCTGGCCCCCCTGACCCCGGGCCGCGCCCGCGTGCTCTGA
- a CDS encoding murein hydrolase activator EnvC family protein → MRVRGTGRGLRTLSRFALIGVIGGGAAACSSDASRLGDPFGNPFASNLSSEPAATGSLPDGEIAPAPVVRTSRIQSQALGAPGAAMSPRPMAAAPVPARPQTTRLASTEPVSGGMASSSVSGMNPDAGRMTTRAVPAAPAPKVIDRAAEKRAAEARREAEAREAAEAKREAEAAKLAEARRLVEASKAADARKAADKAAEKAAGAAKLAEAKRTVEARKVADAKAADAAKKAHARPGQAVAKAEDKPVRKIEIKEAKLEAKADTAKADAAKKADAAKEAAKKAAEAEARLAKADAAKDAARKVAEAKAAEAAAKEAAKEAAKPPVKVAAVETKPEPATTSSVPDQSFRWPAKGRVISGYGSSGNEGINISVPEGTAVKAAEDGTVAYAGSDVKGYGKLVLVRHSNGYVSAYAHNGELDVRPGEKVKRGQTIAKSGASGNVTSPQLHFEIRKGATPVDPMPHLASN, encoded by the coding sequence ATGCGGGTTCGCGGGACTGGTCGAGGGTTGAGGACGCTGTCGCGTTTCGCGCTCATCGGCGTGATCGGAGGCGGTGCGGCCGCCTGTTCTTCGGATGCGTCCCGGCTGGGCGATCCCTTTGGTAATCCGTTCGCCTCGAATCTGTCGAGCGAGCCCGCCGCCACGGGCAGCCTGCCCGACGGCGAAATCGCCCCGGCGCCGGTGGTGCGCACCAGCCGCATCCAGTCCCAGGCGCTCGGCGCGCCCGGCGCGGCGATGTCGCCGCGCCCGATGGCCGCCGCGCCGGTCCCGGCCCGGCCGCAGACCACTCGCCTCGCCTCGACCGAGCCGGTCTCGGGGGGCATGGCCTCCAGTTCGGTCTCGGGCATGAACCCCGATGCCGGCCGCATGACCACCCGGGCGGTCCCCGCCGCCCCGGCCCCGAAGGTGATCGACCGCGCCGCCGAGAAGCGCGCCGCCGAGGCCCGTCGCGAGGCGGAGGCCCGCGAGGCGGCTGAAGCCAAGCGCGAGGCCGAGGCCGCCAAGCTCGCCGAGGCCCGCAGGCTGGTGGAGGCGAGCAAGGCCGCCGACGCGCGCAAAGCCGCCGACAAGGCCGCGGAAAAGGCCGCCGGCGCCGCCAAGCTCGCCGAGGCGAAGAGGACCGTGGAGGCCCGCAAGGTCGCCGACGCCAAGGCAGCCGACGCCGCCAAGAAGGCCCATGCCCGCCCCGGCCAGGCCGTCGCCAAGGCCGAGGACAAGCCGGTCCGCAAGATCGAGATCAAGGAGGCCAAGCTCGAAGCGAAGGCCGACACCGCCAAGGCCGATGCCGCCAAGAAGGCGGACGCGGCCAAGGAAGCGGCCAAGAAGGCGGCGGAGGCCGAGGCCCGGCTCGCCAAGGCGGACGCCGCCAAGGACGCCGCCCGCAAGGTCGCCGAGGCGAAGGCCGCCGAGGCCGCCGCCAAGGAAGCCGCCAAGGAGGCTGCCAAGCCCCCCGTGAAGGTCGCCGCCGTCGAGACCAAGCCGGAGCCCGCCACCACGAGTTCGGTCCCGGACCAGTCCTTCCGCTGGCCCGCCAAGGGCCGGGTGATCTCGGGCTACGGCTCCTCCGGCAACGAGGGCATCAACATCTCGGTGCCCGAGGGCACGGCGGTGAAGGCCGCCGAGGACGGCACCGTCGCCTATGCGGGCTCGGACGTGAAGGGGTACGGCAAGCTCGTGCTGGTGCGCCACTCCAACGGCTACGTCTCGGCCTACGCCCATAACGGCGAGCTCGACGTGCGCCCCGGCGAGAAGGTCAAGCGCGGCCAGACCATCGCCAAGTCCGGCGCCTCCGGCAACGTGACCTCGCCCCAGCTCCACTTCGAGATCCGCAAGGGCGCGACCCCGGTCGACCCGATGCCGCACCTCGCCAGCAACTGA